The genomic stretch GCTGGTCGGCGAGGACGTCACCGACCTGTTCATCCACCTGACCGGCTACTCCAACCACTCCGCCTACCGCAGGCTGCTGGTCGCGCCGCACTCCATGCGCAGCGGGCTGGTGGCCAGGATCGAGCGGGAGATCGCCCATCAGCAGGCCGGCCGCCCCGCCAGGATCCGGATCAAGACCAACTCGCTGGTGGACGAGCCGATCATCGACGCGCTCTACCGGGCGTCCCGGGCGGGCGTCCCGGTGGATTTGCTGGTGCGCGGCATCTGCATCCTCAGACCCGGCATCCCAGACCTGTCCGAAAATATCCGCGTAAGGTCAATTTTGGGGCGCTTCCTGGAGCACTCCCGGGTGTACGAGTTCGGCCTGGGCCGGCGGCCCGAGATCTGGATCGGCAGCGCCGACCTCATGCGCAGGAACATCGATCGCCGCGTCGAAGCCCTGGTCAAGGTGACGTCGCAGCAGCACAAGGCCTACCTCATCGAGCTGATGGACCAGGCCATGGCCGAGACCACGAACGCGTGGTGGCTCAACTCCGATGGCACATGGGCCCGCCATCACGGCGAGGACCTGCAGAGCCATCTCATCAGTACGCGCCGCTGGAGGACCGTTGATGACTGACCTGCTCCGCGCCGCCGGAGCCGTGGTCTGGAGGGGCGCCGAGAGCAGCCCCGAAGTCGCTGTCATTCACCGACCCACCTACGACGACTGGACCTTCCCCAAGGGCAAGCTGAAGACCGGGGAACACGTGATCGCCGCCGCCCTCCGCGAGGTACGCGAGGAGACCGGCATGACCGTCGCGCTCGGCCGTGCCCTGCCGCCCGTCCACTACATCAGCAGGGGCCGGCTCAAGCGGGTCGACTACTGGACGGCACGGGCGGTGGCCGACGACGGATTTACACCCGGGGATGAAGTGGACGAGCTGCGCTGGCTTCCGCTGGAGGAGGCCAAGGCGCTGCTGACGTACGAATGGGACGCGGGCCTGCTGCGAGCCCTGGCCGTGGCGCCGCTCGAGACCGTTCCTCTCGTCCTCGTCCGGCACGGCTCGGCCGGCTCCAGGAACGAGTGGACCGGCGACGACGCGCTGCGGCCGCTGGACACCGACGGCCGCTCCCAGGCGGCCGCCCTGGCCACCGCGCTGCCCGCGTACCGGCCGGAGGTGCTGGTGAGCTCCCCCAGCGCCCGCTGCATGCAGACGCTGGAACCGTACGGTGCCGCGCTCGATGGCGAGATCAGGATCGAGCCGCTGCTCAGCGAGGAGAGCCAGGACCCGCACAAGACGCCGGCCCTGGTCAGGGAGATCACGGTGCCCGCCGCCGTGTGCAGTCACGGCAAGGTGCTGCCTGAGCTGATCCATGCGCTGAGCGGCAAGGACGTGCACCTGCGCAAGGGCGCGTTCGCCGTGCTGCACAAGACGGGCGGGCAGGTCGTGAGCGTGGAGCGCTACGCGGCCTGACGCTTCGCAGCGATCCCGGCTCACATCCGGCGGCCAGCCAGAACTCGTACCGGACCGGCTGCGTTCCCTGGCGATGCCCTCCTTGAGGCGAAGGTGGCGCGGTACACCGCGCCGCGGTACATGTGAAAGCCCCCGCGTTTACACGGGGGATCCGGTTACAGAAGCTTCCCCGCTGCTTTGACAGTTTCCGCCCATACCCTGGGGAAGTCGGCGTGTGCCCGGTCTGCGATGTTGCGTTCTATCCCGACCAGCAGCCCGTACGTGAAGGTGTCCTCACCTGCCTGACGGGCGCTCTCCGCCTCCTTCGCCAACGTTTCCTGTGCGACCACGCCGTCCTGGTGCGTCCCCAGTACTTCCTGGATGCCCGCCGCCAGCTTTGCCAGCCTGGCCATGTCCTTGCCGAGGGTGGGTTGCAGCGCTTCGGCGGTGTAGCGAGCGCGTTTGGCCGCTTTGCGCACGTCGTGCATGGCGATCTCACGGCGTTCGAGGTCCTCGATGGCCTGGGCGAAGTCGTATGCCCTGGTCACCCTGTTCCAGCCGGCCGCCGCGATGGCGCTGAGCCGCTCCTGCGCCGGCTTGGCCGCCGCCTTGCCCAGCTTCGGCTCGGCGATGAGCTCGTCGAGGGCGTTGAGCAGGGCGTAGTAGCGGTCGCCGCTGAGCGTCTCCTTGATCCGCTCGTACGCCTCTTCTTCGCGTTTGTGCAGGTCCCAGCCGAGCCTGGTGTGAATCGGGCCGATGATCAGCTCGGGAGCCACGCCGGCGAGCAGTTTGGCGAAGCGGGCCCTGGTCACTTCCAGGTCGCGGGCCTCGCCGAGCACGTTGCCGAGCCACTGCAGCTCCTCCTGGAGCTCGCCGGTGTCGACGACGACGGTTTTGAACGCCTTCATCGCGCTACGCAGCCGGCGGCACGCCACGCGCATCTGGTGCACGGCGTCGTCCTCGGCCCTGCGTACCCGTGGATCCTGCGAGAGCAGTGCGGACACCTGGCTCGCCAGGTAGTTGACGACGATCTCGCCGGCCGAGCCCGGCACGGTGGCGGCCCTGGCCGGCGGGGTGGGGTCGAGCAGCTTGGCCAGCTTGCTGGCGCTGCCGGACGGCGTGGCGCCGGCTTTCCTGAGCCGCTTGCCGACCTTGGTCAGCAGCGCCTGGCGGGTGTCGTCGAGCAGCTCGGCCTCGACCTCGCGCCAGCGCACGACCTTGTCCTCGACCCTGTGGTCGGTGCCCTTGACGCGGTCGTCGGCGATCTCGACCAGCTTGGTCTCCCCGTCGAGCAGGACTGTGACGGTCCTGCGGGTGTCCAGTTCGGCGACCACCTGGAGATCGGCGCCCCTGGTGTAGGCGCGGACGAGTTCGGCCAGTTCCGGAGGCACGATCTTGGTGCTGCGAGTGAGCGGATGGGTGATCTCCTGGCGCACGCCCTTGGCCTTGGGCAGTTTCAGGTGCCAGCCGGCGTCGTCGCCGCCTCGTCGTCGCCTGAGCGTGACGCCTCGGGCGGCCAGCCGCAGGTCGGGCGTGTCATAGTAAAGGGCCACGAGCTGGTAACTCTTCGGGCCCACGACGTCGGCCAGACCACTCAGATCCGGGATCACGTATTCCTGAGGAACGTCGAACTTGTCCTCGATCTCGATGCCCACTGCACCTCGCATGCGTCCGATTTCGGACAATGATGCCACCACAAGGTAAACATCACACTAATTGCAGGAGTTCGATTCTGTTCCCGACCGGATCAGAGACATAGAGGCGCCGATAACCCGGCAAAAGGTCATCGGGGACCGCGTCAGGCAGCTTGGCGGCGTACGCGTCGAGGTCGTCCACCAGAAAGGCCGGATGGGCCTTGCGCGCGGGCCTGAAGTCGTCCTCGATGCCGAGATGGACCTCCACGCCGTCGCCCCGGAACCAGGCGCCGCCGCGTTCGGCGAGTTTCGGCGGCTTTGCCACCTCACGCAGGCCGAGCACGCCCACGTAGAAGTCTCTGAGCAGCGGCTCGCTGCCTTTGGGCGCGGCGAGCTGGACGTGATGCAGCGCTTTGATCATTTCTGGGCCACCACGAAGACCCTCCTGAACGGGAACGGAGTGCCGTAACGCCTGGCCGGATACGCCTCGGCGAGCGGCCCGGCCAGATCGGCCTTGAACCGCCGCTGCTCGTCCGGGTCGAGCCGGTCGAAGATCGGGCGCAGGGCGGTGCCGGACACCCAGTCCAGCACGGGGTTCTCGCCCTGGAGCACGTGCACGTACGTCGTCTCCCAGGCGTCCACCTGGGTGCCGCCCTGGTTGAGCAGATCGAGGTAGCCGGCGGCGTCATCGACCGGGTTGGCCCTGGTGACGTCGCTCAGCTTGTCGGACCAGGCCCGCGAGGCACACAGCTCGCGGATCGCGACGTGGCTCGGCGCGTCGAAGTTGCCCGGCACCTGGAAAGCCAGCCAGCCGCCCGCGGCCAGCCCCTCCATCCAGTGCTCCAGCACGTCTCGGTGCGCGGGCACCCACTGCAGGACGGCGTTGGAGACGATCACGTCCATGGGCCGGTCCGGCCGCCAGGTCGCCACGTCGGCGACCGCGAACCTGGCAGAGGACTTCAGCTGACGCGCCTTGGTGATCATCGCGGGCGAGGAGTCGAAGCCCTCGATCGTCGCGTTGGGCCAGCGATTGCCCAGCTCCACAGTGAGTTCACCGCTGCCGCAGCCGGCGTCCACGACATAATCGGGATTGACCGCCCCCACTCTGGAGATCAGCTCGATGAACGGCCGCGACCGCTCGTCCGCATAGACCGCGTAGGTCACCGGGTCCCAGATATCTCTTGACATGAAGATAATTGATATCGAGAGAGATATCTCGATGTCAAGACAGTACACTTCTGTGTCATGACGGAGGATCCGAGAGACGAGGTCGACCGCCTCGTCGCGGCTTGGCGAGCGGAACGCCCCGACCTTGACGTCGAGCCGCTCCAGGTGCTCTCTAGAGTGTCACGACTCGCCAAGCATCTCGACCGTGCCCGGCGAGCCGCGTTCGCCGAGCATGGTCTGGAGCCATGGGAGTTCGACGTGCTGACGGCGCTGCGGCGGGCCGGGAAGCCGTACGAGCTCAGCCCTGGGGCGCTGCTGCGCGCCACCCTCGTCACCTCGGGGACCATGACCAACCGCATCGACCGCCTCGCCCAGGCCGGGCTCGTCCGGCGGCGTCCCGATCCCGAGGACCGGCGCGGCGTGCTGGTGTCCCTGACGGACACGGGGCTGGCCCGGGTCGACGCCGCCTTCGCCGACCTGCTCAGGCGGGAGCACGATCTCCTGTCCGGGCTCGACCTGGACGATCAGCGCACCCTCTCTTCCCTCCTCCGCACGCTCCTCGCACCCTTCGACTCCCCCTGATCTCTTTCTTCCCCGTGTGGTCTTTCTTTTTTTACGGTCGCCCAGCGTCACCGCACGCGCCGTAGAACGTTGCCGTCTGTCATGGCCGGTCGTGAAGGCTCACGGGTTCTCACCGTTACGAGCGCATTCTTGGCCGTCGTCTTCGCTGAAGCGGTGGCCGTCGGGGTAAGGGCCGCCACTTGACCGCCGGCTCACTGGCCCCGCCACTTGACCGGCGGCTCACTGACAGAGCGGCGGCTGCTGGAGCGACCGTCGCTTGGGCGCGCCACAGGCGAGGCGACGATCGCTTGGCCGCCTCGGGAGCAGGCCGACGGTCGCTTGGGCGACCCATGGACAAGTCGAAAATATGGTCAGTCCCCGAGGCGGTCGGCCAGCTCGAGCCACTCCGACTCGATCGTGTCCTTCTGGGCCGTGATCTCGCGTAGTTCGGCGTCCAGCGTGCCCAGCTTGGCGTAATCGCTGGCAGCCTCCGCCATGGCCGTGTGGAGGCGGGCCTCCTGGTCGGTCAGCTTGTCGAGCTGGCGTTCCAGGCGGTTGAGCTCCTTGCGGAGTTCCCGCTCCTCCCTCGCCGACAACCCGGACGGCGCCTGATCGGACGCTGAGGTCCCGGTCGACGTCGTCCCCGGTCCTCTGCCGGCATCGACGGAACCGGACAGGCCGCCGAGAGACACCGTGGCGGTGCCGAGACGTGCGGTCAAGGCGGTGCCCGCCGCGCGCCGCTCCAGATATTCGTCCACCCCGCCGGGCAGCAGCGACAGCTTGCCGTCGCCCAGCAGTGCGACGCAGCGATCGGCCACCCGCTCCAGGAAGTAGCGGTCGTGGCTCACCAGGATGAGCGTGCCCGGCCAGCCGTCCAGCAGGTCTTCCAGCTCGTTGAGCGTCTCGATGTCGAGGTCGTTGGTCGGCTCGTCGAGCAGCAGGACGTTCGGGTCGTCCATGAGCAGCCTGAGCAGCTGAAGCCGGCGCCGTTCGCCGCCGGAGAGGTCGCCGATGACCTTCCACTGCGCCTCGCCGCGAAAGCCCAGGCGTTCGAGGAGCTGGGAGGCGGTCCACTCCCTCTTGCCGAGTTGGAGGTACTTCCGCACTTCCTCGACCGACTCCAGCACCCGCCGCGTCGGATCGAGGTCGGTCAGCTCCTGGGACAGGTGTGCGAGGCGTACCGTCTTGCCTCTGACCACGCGGCCGGAGTCGGGCTTGAGCGTGTCAGCGAGCAGCCGCAGCACCGACGACTTCCCTGACCCGTTGACGCCGATCAGACCGATGCGGTCGCCCGGCCCGAACTGCCACGTGCACCGATCGAGCACCAGCGGCCCGGTGGCCGGCCCGCCCGCGTGCAGGGTGACGTCATCCAGGTCGTAGACGGTCTTGCCGAGCCGGGCCGCGGCGAACTTCATCAGCTCGACGGTCTCTCGCGGCGGCGGCTCGTTGGCGATCAGCGCCTGGGCGGCGTCGATGCGGAACTTCGGCTTGGATGTCCGGGCGGGCGGGCCGCGTCGCAACCAGGCGATCTCCTTGCGCATGAGGTTTTGGCGGCGATCCTCGGCGGCCTGGGCGATGCGTTCCCGCTCGGCCTTGGCCAGCACGTAGGCGGCGTAGCCTCCCTCGTACCGCTCGACGCGCCCGTCCACGACCTCCCAGGTGCGGGTGGACACGGCGTCGAGGAACCACCGATCGTGGGTCACCACCAGCAGTGCGCTCTTCCTGGCCGCCAGGTGCCCGGCCAGCCACGCGATCGCCTCGATGTCGAGGTGGTTGGTGGGCTCGTCCAGCATGATCAGGTCATGGTCGTCGATGAGCAGCTGCGCCAGGGCCGTACGCCTGCGCTCGCCTCCCGAGAGTTCGCCGCTCTTGGCGTCGAGATCGAGGTCCCCGATCAGGTTCGCCAGGATCTCCCTGACCCGCTGGTCACCGGCCCACTCGTGCTCGGCCATCGCGCCCAGGACGATGTCCCGCACGGCCGCGGCCGGATCGAGCGTGTCCTGCTGCGACAGGAAACCGACCCGCAGGCCCCGGGTGTGCGTGACACGCCCGGTGTCGGGGCGCACGTCGCCGGCGATGACCGACATGAGGGTCGTCTTGCCGCCCCCGTTGCGCCCGACGACGCCGATCCGCTCGCCTGCCTCGACGCCGAGGGACACGTCACTGAGGAGCGGCTTGGGCCCGTAGGCATGGGAGACCGACTCAAGATTGACCAGATTCATGACTTACCCAGGGTATAGGCTCCCGGTCCACGCGCCGCCCGCCCGCCGCACGCCCCCGCACGCCCGCCGCACACCGCCCGCCCGTCCGCCGCCCGCACGCCGCATGCACCCCACATGCCGCCCAGCGCTTCGAACCGCCGGGAGCCGCACCGGGCCGACGGCCAAGAGCCCCTGCCGCACCGACACGGCAGGCCAACGCACCGCCCAGCGCTTCCACCGCCGGGAGCCGCACCGGGCCGACGGCCAAGAGCCCCTGCCGCACCGACGCGGCAGGCCAGCGCATCGCGGCAAGCACGGCACCGCCGACAGGGCACCGCACGCCAGGCACAGCACCGCAGTGCACGGCAGATACGCCGAAACGGCGCCCCAGGCCGACACAGCCGAGGCAGCAACGCCGGAACGGCATCCCAGGCCGACAGCCGAGGGACACGTCGCTGAGCAGCGGCTTGGGCCCGTAGGCATGGCAGACCGACAAGGCCAAGCACATGCCCCGAAACGGCACCGGCTGCCAACACGGCGGCCCGACGCAGCCCCCTGACCCAGCGGCCCGACGCAGCGCCCCGACACGACGGCCCGGACCGGCGCCCTGACACGGCAGCCCGTACACGGCAGTCCTGACACGGCAGCCCTGACACGGCAGCCCTGACACGGCAGCCCTAACGCAGCCGCCCTAACGCGGCGGCCCGTACACGGCAGCCCTGACGCGGCGCCCGTACACGGCGGCCCGGCTGGCGCCCTGACGCGGCGAAACGAGGCCGGGTTGACATGGGTTGAACAGGCGGGTGGGTTGGACCGTTGAGAGTGGCTGAGCCAGTTAGACGAGGGTGGCGCCGCGGACGGGGCCGTGGGCGGGGACGGCGGTGTGGGCGGCGCCTGTGGTGGTCAGGCTGAGGGCCAGGTCGCGGGCGTGGAGGGCGTCGATGGCCAGGAAGGCACAGGTGGGACCCGACCCGGAGACGATCGCGCCGAGGGCCCCGTGCTGACGGCCGGCGTCCAGGGTCGGCGCCAGCTCCGGGCGGAGGTTGAGCGCGGCGGGCTGGAGGTCGTTGCTCAGGTGGGCGCCCAGGGCGTACGCGTCGCCGGTGCCCAGAGCCTCCATGAGCGAGTCGTTCAGTTGGGGCCACGGGACCTCGGCGCCCTCGGCGGCGCGGAGCCGGTCGCATTCGGCGTAGACGCTGGCCGTGGAGAGGCCGCCGTTCGCCAGGGCGAACACCCAGTGGAACGTGCCGCCCGTGGGGAGCTCGCTCAGCTGCTCGCCCCGTCCGGTGCCGACGGCGGTACCGCCGAGCAGGGAGAACGGCACATCGCTGCCGAGGTCTCCGGCGATCTCCATGAGATCGTCGAAGGGCAGGCCCAGCCCCCAGAGCTCGTTGCAGGCGACGAGAGCCCCGGCGGCGTCGGCGCTGCCGCCGGCCATCCCGCCCGCGACCGGGATGTCCTTCTGGATGATCAGTTCGGCGCCGTAGGTGCGTCCCGCGTGTTTGGCAAGTGCGCGAGCGGCCCGGATCGCCAGGTTGCTGTCGTCGACCGGCACCTGGTCGGACCATTTCCCCTTGACCGACACAGTGATCGACTCGGACTCCTTCGCCACCACCTCATCGAAGATCGACACTGCGTGGAAGACGTTGACCAGGTCGTGAAAGCCATCTTCCCTGAGCGGGCCGACAGAAAGCTGCACGTTGACCTTCGCGGGCACGCGTACGGTCACCGAACTCATCGGACCTTCTCCGTGAATACGCCGGCCTTCGGGCCGTAGAGGAAACAGACTCCCGGGTAGCAGGGGAGGGAAAGGCGGTTTGTTGCCAGCTGAACCGCCGTCAGGATGCGCACCGGTGTTCTTCCTTCTTGGTGGTGTAGGCGTAGCCGTTTGCTCGTTGGAGCAGGCGGAGATGCTTGTGCGAGGTCTTGATAGGGCCGCTGGCGGTCTGCACGGTGTGGCTACCGGAGGTGCGGATGACAACCCGACCAGTGTGGGACCCGGGGTGCTTGCCTTTCCTTATGATCGCGCGTACGAGATCGCCGGTCTGATACCCGAAAATCTGCTTCGTGCGGGGCAGGCGCAGCCGGGGGAAGCCGAACCTGTCGGTGGCTGTCCGACAGTAGGAGCCCCGCCCGGTGGCGGCAATCACCAGTACCCGGCCTGGCCAGGAGGCGACACGGTCGAGATCGGCCACGTGGAGGGCGTCCAGGGTGTGGGATTTGGGGGCGCCGGTGCGGTGCCGGTTCCATTTGGTGCGGCCGCCGCTGCCGCAGCGCACGGGCAGGCCGGTCGCCGTCAACGCCGTATACAGCGCCCAGCGGGTGGTGTTCACGGCGGCGGCGTCTCGCAGCGGTGCCTTGGCCTGAGCAAGTATCCGAGCCAGGACGGCCGGGCGGCCTGCTAGGAAGTCGGTGACCGGCATGTTGTTCTTTGCCTGGTTGCACGGCATGCAGGCGACGGTCAGGTTGCTGATCCGGTCCGAGCCGCCTCGGGAGCGGGGCTGGATGTGGTCGATGTTCAGTGGGGTGCCGGTCGTTCCGCAGTAGGCGCAGGCCCGCCCCCATTTGGTCAGCAGGTATTCGCGGGTCTCATAACCATGCAGGGTGCCGTGCTGATACCCGGTGCCCTCCAGTGGCCTGCCTGCGGGCAGGGCGTGAGTGTCGAAGCGCACGGTTTCCACGTGGAGCGCCCGAATCGGGGCGAGGCGGCGCAGTCGCTGCACCCAGCTTATGACGGTGTCCACGCGGTGCCGCAGGCTCGGTGGGAGCCAGCCGTCCGGGCGGGTGCGGTTGGCGAACCGGGGGGCACGGTAGCGCAGGTTCGCGGTGCGACGACGCCTGCGGTAGGCGGTCCGAGCCGCGAGCTTGTCGCGGATCTTACCGCCGCGATGATCGAGCCGGATGCCGAACAGGCCGTATCGGGTGCCGTCGTGGGCGCGGAACAAGCTCATGCCGGTGTGCCGGCTGCCCGGGTCCAGGGAGACCTCCACACCCTGGATCTCGGACTGCTCGGCGGAGCGGTCCTTCAGCCGGATGGCGAACGGGGTGTGCCGGGCCACCACCGCCCGCCCCGCCTTCAGGAGCCTGCGGGCACGGGCGGGATGGCAGGGATCCAGCGGCGTGCCGTCGGAGGCCAGGGCGAACACGCGGGGTGCGGTCTCACGACCGGCTTCTCCCCTTGCGGGGGTGACGCTCGCCGCGTCAGGTGAGGCGTGGCGGGTCTCCCCTCGACCATGTCGGACACTCCGCTGCCCGAAGGCCTCCGCGCCCCGTTTCGTCCCTGCTCCAGGAGTGTCTGCAGGCGCGGATTCCAGAGTCCGCCGCTGAGGAAGCACGGCGAAGTGGATCTGCTGACGTGTGTCCAACGTAGCCACCAAGGTCACCTCCTTATGCATGGTGGCTGGATCTGGTCACTCCGGTCCGCCCCGGTTCAGCGGGACAGGCCCCGACCTACAGGCCGGGGAGCGAGTGACTCGATGTTATCGGGGCACGCGGCTCTGACGTGATGTTATCGGGGCACGCGGCTCTGACATGGTGTTCTTGAAGGATGACGTGGGAAACGATCAATCCCCCAACACGGAGAGTCAGATTGGCGGTCATTTGTCCGAGCGAGTTGCCGAGGTCGCGCAGTGGCAGGCCCCAGGGTCGCGTACGGGGAAACGGCTGGCGAAGGGCGCGACTGCGCGCCGGCATGGCAGACGCAGGCAGGAGGGGGCGGATCGACGTCGATGACGACGGCAGCCTGGTCGGCACGGCCGCCAAGGTGCGCGCTGCGATCGCCGTCGTGCCCGATGGGCTGGCGGTCACCGCCGATCGGGACTGCGGCGTGGAACTCGAGCCCGCGGCGGCCGCAAGTAATCGGTACGGGATCGGCTGGTCGTCATCTGCTTCGACGCCCTTGGGGGTCTGAATACGCTGGGCTCCTCGCCTTTGAGCGTTTCACGGGATGGCCTGCGGAACCTCACCGGTGATGGAACCGAGGGACTGGTGCCCGAATATCCGGTGGACCCCCGATGGATCGTGCTGGCCGGGTGCGTGATCTCCATCCGAGCGAGTCTGCGTTCGTGACAGCGGCGGTGGTCTGCCACTCGCGGGATGTGGATGCGGAGGCGCTCGTCGAAGCTATGGCGGGTGGGGGCCACCTCGCCCGCGACGAAGATCAGGAGCTTCTGGCCGCGCTGGTCCCGGGGTTTGTCAAAGCGTGTGCCCGGGTGGCGGGCGGTTAGCCTGGGCGTACGGTGCCTCGGAAGGTGGCGCGATAGTAGGGCGATCTGAGGAAGTTTGTCTTCTTGACCACATCGCCGGTCTTGGGGGCGTGGATCATGATTCCTCGTCCCAAGTAGAGCGCCACGTGGGTGGGGTCGCCTGTGCCGCCGCCGAAGAAGAGCAGGTCGCCGACGCGGCGGGAGCCGGGCGCGATCCTGCGGCCCTGGCGGAACTGGGCGCCCGTGTAGTGGCTCAGGGTCACGCCTGCCTGGGCCCAGGCATAGAGGGTCAGGCCGCTGCAGTCGAAGCCTCTTGTGTGCGCGCCTCGGCCTATGCCGAGGGTGGGGCCCTTCGCGGAGCCTCCGCCCCAGGAGAAGGAGACGCCCAGTTGGTCGAGGGCGGCGGAGGCGGCGATTTGGCCCTTGGTGGTCTTCCGCTTGGGCTTCTGCAGGAACGGGGACTGGGCTGCCGTGGTGGGCGGTGCGATGCGAGGGCCTGCGGTGGGGAATGCGGACTGGGGTGCTGTGCCGGGCAGGGCGGTCTGGGCCTCGGCGAGCGGTAGTGCGGCGAGGGGCCACGTGGCGGGTGCCGCGTGCATGGGCCACATGGGTGGTAGCGCGGTCAGGGGCCACGTCCGCGGCTCCAACCGGAGTCCTGGGCCCCACAGTGCGGGCTGTGCGTCCTTGGAGGGGGTTGCAGCGGGGGTGGGCAGGGCCGCGGCGCGGACCGCTGTGGTGGGGATCGCCGCAAAGGTCACGAAGAGCCCGCCTGTGAAGGTGAGCGAGAGAAGAGCAAGACGGTTGGTCATGGTCAGCCTTCCTGGATCCGCCGTAGCGGGTGGATGAGGAAGGCCAGAATCGTGTGGGGAGGCGGGGCGTCATGGGGCCGAACGTGATTCTGTGGAGAACGAGCGCTTATCCACAATCAGCGGGTTGATCTGGGGCTACCAGCCCAAATCCCAGCCGTGATCGCGAAGTTGTCACCGGCTTACTAGGCGCGCCAGAGGGCGGCAAGCTGCCGGGTGGCCAGTCGGGACGGAATGGCGCGCAGCAACGTGTCGCGTAGCCACGCGGCGATGCCGGTCTGGGAGGTCAGCCGCGATTGCCGGGCAGCCGCCCGCATCATGCGGTTGGCACTGGGTCTGCGCTCGGCGTCGTAGCGCAGGAGCCGCTGGACGATGTCTGCCGGCTCGGCGCCGATCAGGTGGCGGCTTAGTGCGGCCGCGTCTTCGAAGGCCTGGCTGGCACCCTGGCCGAGGTCCGGTGACATGGCGTGTGCGGCGTCGCCGAGGAGCGCGATCCTGCCGGCCGCGAACGAGGGCAGGGGTTCGGCCAGG from Nonomuraea polychroma encodes the following:
- a CDS encoding NUDIX hydrolase; the encoded protein is MTDLLRAAGAVVWRGAESSPEVAVIHRPTYDDWTFPKGKLKTGEHVIAAALREVREETGMTVALGRALPPVHYISRGRLKRVDYWTARAVADDGFTPGDEVDELRWLPLEEAKALLTYEWDAGLLRALAVAPLETVPLVLVRHGSAGSRNEWTGDDALRPLDTDGRSQAAALATALPAYRPEVLVSSPSARCMQTLEPYGAALDGEIRIEPLLSEESQDPHKTPALVREITVPAAVCSHGKVLPELIHALSGKDVHLRKGAFAVLHKTGGQVVSVERYAA
- a CDS encoding CYTH and CHAD domain-containing protein, encoding MRGAVGIEIEDKFDVPQEYVIPDLSGLADVVGPKSYQLVALYYDTPDLRLAARGVTLRRRRGGDDAGWHLKLPKAKGVRQEITHPLTRSTKIVPPELAELVRAYTRGADLQVVAELDTRRTVTVLLDGETKLVEIADDRVKGTDHRVEDKVVRWREVEAELLDDTRQALLTKVGKRLRKAGATPSGSASKLAKLLDPTPPARAATVPGSAGEIVVNYLASQVSALLSQDPRVRRAEDDAVHQMRVACRRLRSAMKAFKTVVVDTGELQEELQWLGNVLGEARDLEVTRARFAKLLAGVAPELIIGPIHTRLGWDLHKREEEAYERIKETLSGDRYYALLNALDELIAEPKLGKAAAKPAQERLSAIAAAGWNRVTRAYDFAQAIEDLERREIAMHDVRKAAKRARYTAEALQPTLGKDMARLAKLAAGIQEVLGTHQDGVVAQETLAKEAESARQAGEDTFTYGLLVGIERNIADRAHADFPRVWAETVKAAGKLL
- a CDS encoding glyoxalase, with translation MIKALHHVQLAAPKGSEPLLRDFYVGVLGLREVAKPPKLAERGGAWFRGDGVEVHLGIEDDFRPARKAHPAFLVDDLDAYAAKLPDAVPDDLLPGYRRLYVSDPVGNRIELLQLV
- a CDS encoding trans-aconitate 2-methyltransferase; the encoded protein is MSRDIWDPVTYAVYADERSRPFIELISRVGAVNPDYVVDAGCGSGELTVELGNRWPNATIEGFDSSPAMITKARQLKSSARFAVADVATWRPDRPMDVIVSNAVLQWVPAHRDVLEHWMEGLAAGGWLAFQVPGNFDAPSHVAIRELCASRAWSDKLSDVTRANPVDDAAGYLDLLNQGGTQVDAWETTYVHVLQGENPVLDWVSGTALRPIFDRLDPDEQRRFKADLAGPLAEAYPARRYGTPFPFRRVFVVAQK
- a CDS encoding MarR family winged helix-turn-helix transcriptional regulator; the protein is MTEDPRDEVDRLVAAWRAERPDLDVEPLQVLSRVSRLAKHLDRARRAAFAEHGLEPWEFDVLTALRRAGKPYELSPGALLRATLVTSGTMTNRIDRLAQAGLVRRRPDPEDRRGVLVSLTDTGLARVDAAFADLLRREHDLLSGLDLDDQRTLSSLLRTLLAPFDSP
- a CDS encoding ABC-F family ATP-binding cassette domain-containing protein, with amino-acid sequence MNLVNLESVSHAYGPKPLLSDVSLGVEAGERIGVVGRNGGGKTTLMSVIAGDVRPDTGRVTHTRGLRVGFLSQQDTLDPAAAVRDIVLGAMAEHEWAGDQRVREILANLIGDLDLDAKSGELSGGERRRTALAQLLIDDHDLIMLDEPTNHLDIEAIAWLAGHLAARKSALLVVTHDRWFLDAVSTRTWEVVDGRVERYEGGYAAYVLAKAERERIAQAAEDRRQNLMRKEIAWLRRGPPARTSKPKFRIDAAQALIANEPPPRETVELMKFAAARLGKTVYDLDDVTLHAGGPATGPLVLDRCTWQFGPGDRIGLIGVNGSGKSSVLRLLADTLKPDSGRVVRGKTVRLAHLSQELTDLDPTRRVLESVEEVRKYLQLGKREWTASQLLERLGFRGEAQWKVIGDLSGGERRRLQLLRLLMDDPNVLLLDEPTNDLDIETLNELEDLLDGWPGTLILVSHDRYFLERVADRCVALLGDGKLSLLPGGVDEYLERRAAGTALTARLGTATVSLGGLSGSVDAGRGPGTTSTGTSASDQAPSGLSAREERELRKELNRLERQLDKLTDQEARLHTAMAEAASDYAKLGTLDAELREITAQKDTIESEWLELADRLGD
- a CDS encoding 4-(cytidine 5'-diphospho)-2-C-methyl-D-erythritol kinase → MSSVTVRVPAKVNVQLSVGPLREDGFHDLVNVFHAVSIFDEVVAKESESITVSVKGKWSDQVPVDDSNLAIRAARALAKHAGRTYGAELIIQKDIPVAGGMAGGSADAAGALVACNELWGLGLPFDDLMEIAGDLGSDVPFSLLGGTAVGTGRGEQLSELPTGGTFHWVFALANGGLSTASVYAECDRLRAAEGAEVPWPQLNDSLMEALGTGDAYALGAHLSNDLQPAALNLRPELAPTLDAGRQHGALGAIVSGSGPTCAFLAIDALHARDLALSLTTTGAAHTAVPAHGPVRGATLV
- the iscB gene encoding RNA-guided endonuclease IscB gives rise to the protein MFALASDGTPLDPCHPARARRLLKAGRAVVARHTPFAIRLKDRSAEQSEIQGVEVSLDPGSRHTGMSLFRAHDGTRYGLFGIRLDHRGGKIRDKLAARTAYRRRRRTANLRYRAPRFANRTRPDGWLPPSLRHRVDTVISWVQRLRRLAPIRALHVETVRFDTHALPAGRPLEGTGYQHGTLHGYETREYLLTKWGRACAYCGTTGTPLNIDHIQPRSRGGSDRISNLTVACMPCNQAKNNMPVTDFLAGRPAVLARILAQAKAPLRDAAAVNTTRWALYTALTATGLPVRCGSGGRTKWNRHRTGAPKSHTLDALHVADLDRVASWPGRVLVIAATGRGSYCRTATDRFGFPRLRLPRTKQIFGYQTGDLVRAIIRKGKHPGSHTGRVVIRTSGSHTVQTASGPIKTSHKHLRLLQRANGYAYTTKKEEHRCAS
- a CDS encoding C40 family peptidase, translating into MTNRLALLSLTFTGGLFVTFAAIPTTAVRAAALPTPAATPSKDAQPALWGPGLRLEPRTWPLTALPPMWPMHAAPATWPLAALPLAEAQTALPGTAPQSAFPTAGPRIAPPTTAAQSPFLQKPKRKTTKGQIAASAALDQLGVSFSWGGGSAKGPTLGIGRGAHTRGFDCSGLTLYAWAQAGVTLSHYTGAQFRQGRRIAPGSRRVGDLLFFGGGTGDPTHVALYLGRGIMIHAPKTGDVVKKTNFLRSPYYRATFRGTVRPG